One genomic window of Thalassolituus hydrocarboniclasticus includes the following:
- a CDS encoding arginine N-succinyltransferase gives MLIVRPAIAADVHDLLELAEKAGEGMTSLPQDEGALLDRIQLSCDSFERQDKHRDDFFFLVMEDSRHNKVVGTAGVHAMTGARQAFYAYRLMSLTHHSHSLNKQVRSQLLHLTNDYTDCSEVGALFLDPAYRGNGHWLARSRYLLMGLFAGRFAESVIAELRGWTDEQGNSPFWDAIGRHFFQMEFDEADTLCGIGSNQFITELMPKYPIYTSLLPEAAQAVIGKPADAGRRAKQLLELEGFSYDRVVDIFDAGPLMRAELSNIRSVRAIRQLSSALCADTSDDEDADDSQSLIIANPSWQQFRVICTEAQLIAQNGQQRLALSASALGHLGVQPGQPLAFIPEQLGA, from the coding sequence ATGCTGATTGTCCGGCCGGCCATCGCCGCTGATGTACACGACCTGCTGGAGCTGGCAGAAAAAGCCGGTGAAGGTATGACCTCACTGCCGCAGGACGAAGGCGCCCTGCTCGACCGGATTCAGCTGTCCTGTGACAGCTTCGAACGTCAGGACAAACACCGCGACGACTTCTTTTTTCTGGTAATGGAAGACAGCCGCCACAACAAGGTGGTCGGCACCGCCGGCGTACACGCCATGACCGGTGCGCGTCAGGCGTTCTATGCCTACCGTCTGATGAGCCTGACCCACCATTCCCACTCGCTGAATAAGCAGGTCCGCAGCCAGCTGCTGCACCTGACCAACGACTACACCGACTGCTCCGAAGTCGGCGCGCTGTTTCTTGACCCCGCCTACCGTGGCAACGGCCACTGGCTGGCACGCTCGCGTTATCTGCTGATGGGGCTGTTTGCCGGACGCTTTGCCGAGTCGGTTATCGCCGAGCTGCGCGGCTGGACCGACGAACAGGGCAACAGCCCGTTCTGGGATGCCATTGGCCGCCACTTTTTTCAGATGGAATTCGATGAGGCCGACACCCTGTGCGGCATCGGCTCCAATCAGTTTATTACCGAGCTGATGCCCAAATACCCGATCTATACCAGCCTGCTGCCGGAAGCAGCACAGGCCGTTATCGGCAAGCCCGCCGACGCCGGCCGGCGCGCCAAACAGCTGCTGGAGCTGGAAGGTTTCAGCTACGACCGGGTGGTGGATATCTTCGACGCCGGGCCATTGATGCGCGCCGAGCTGAGCAATATCCGCAGCGTACGCGCTATCCGCCAGCTGAGCAGTGCGCTCTGCGCCGACACCAGCGACGATGAAGACGCCGATGACAGTCAGTCACTGATCATCGCCAACCCCAGCTGGCAGCAGTTCCGCGTGATCTGTACCGAAGCGCAACTGATAGCGCAAAACGGCCAGCAGCGGCTGGCTCTGAGCGCCAGTGCTCTGGGTCATCTGGGCGTACAACCCGGCCAGCCACTGGCCTTTATCCCGGAACAGCTGGGGGCATGA
- a CDS encoding hydrolase — translation MPLTGNAERQALLAALEARTGSMIDTLRALCEINSGSRHLSGIRQVQAGLHQLFAPLSDAVEYRELAPLSQIADNGSLLESPCAPMQIFRARPDAALQILFTGHSDTVFPANSAFNQCEIRANRLHGPGTADMKGGLVMLAEALRWLQQSPLKDHFGFTLAISPDEEIGSPSSAPVLAELATQAHVGMTYEPALEDGTLAGARKGSGNFTLSARGHSTHAGRDFFSGRNAVLAIADAARLLAQLSDQQQGITVNIGQISGGGAVNVVPDQCICRFNVRMDEASQMAVLEQQMQQIVQKVQASSGCELTLHGHFNRPPKPMNERQQALFSLLHECGAELGLDIRWVATGGCCEGNNLAAAGLANIDTLGVRGANIHTEQEYACTDSFAERAALTVVFIEKLIQQTLIERKLSNPDKENPALC, via the coding sequence ATGCCCCTCACAGGCAATGCTGAGCGGCAGGCGCTGCTGGCCGCACTGGAAGCCCGCACCGGCAGTATGATCGATACTCTGCGGGCGTTATGTGAAATCAACTCCGGCAGCCGCCACCTGAGCGGCATCCGTCAGGTACAGGCTGGCCTGCATCAGCTGTTCGCGCCGCTATCCGATGCAGTGGAATACCGTGAGCTGGCGCCCCTCAGCCAGATTGCCGATAACGGCAGCCTGCTCGAATCCCCCTGCGCACCGATGCAGATCTTCCGCGCCCGCCCCGACGCCGCGCTGCAGATTCTGTTTACCGGCCACAGCGACACCGTCTTTCCGGCCAACAGCGCATTTAACCAATGCGAAATCCGCGCTAACCGCCTGCACGGCCCCGGCACCGCCGATATGAAAGGCGGACTGGTGATGCTGGCCGAAGCCCTGCGCTGGCTGCAGCAGTCACCATTAAAAGATCACTTTGGTTTTACCCTCGCCATCTCCCCCGACGAAGAAATCGGCTCGCCATCGTCTGCACCAGTATTGGCCGAACTGGCCACTCAGGCCCATGTCGGCATGACCTACGAGCCAGCGCTGGAAGACGGCACGCTGGCCGGAGCGCGCAAAGGCAGCGGCAACTTTACCCTCAGCGCCCGTGGTCACAGCACCCATGCCGGACGCGATTTCTTTTCCGGCCGCAATGCCGTGCTGGCCATTGCCGATGCCGCACGGCTACTGGCACAGCTCAGCGATCAGCAACAGGGCATTACCGTCAACATTGGCCAGATCAGCGGTGGCGGCGCGGTGAATGTGGTGCCGGATCAGTGCATCTGCCGGTTTAATGTCCGCATGGATGAAGCCTCACAGATGGCCGTGCTTGAACAACAGATGCAGCAGATCGTTCAAAAAGTGCAGGCCAGCAGTGGCTGCGAGCTGACCCTGCACGGCCACTTTAACCGCCCGCCCAAGCCGATGAACGAGCGCCAGCAGGCGCTGTTCAGCCTGCTGCATGAATGCGGTGCTGAGCTGGGTCTGGATATCCGCTGGGTTGCCACCGGCGGCTGCTGCGAGGGCAATAATCTGGCCGCCGCAGGTCTTGCCAATATAGACACCCTCGGGGTGCGCGGTGCCAATATTCATACCGAACAGGAATACGCCTGCACCGACAGTTTTGCCGAACGCGCGGCGCTGACGGTGGTCTTTATCGAAAAGCTGATTCAACAAACTCTGATTGAACGGAAGCTGTCTAACCCTGACAAGGAGAACCCTGCCTTATGCTGA
- a CDS encoding aminotransferase family protein, whose amino-acid sequence MDDSDLKKLIADDADVILHPASSISALLSNGPQMICAADGCMIEDAQGRRYLDAVGGLWCVNAGYGRAELAQAMKEAAEKLSYYHTFSNASNPWQVQLAEKLLSIAPAGLGKVFFGSGGSDANDTLIKIAWHYHALRGQHKKIKVIARQQAYHGTSVSTASLTGLGGFHKEFPLPLDFVLRVECPHFYTRALPGEDEAQFCERLIDEVRQLINTTGAENIAAFFAEPIHAAGGIIEPPAGYYQKLKALLAEHDILLVADEVVCGYGRLGSWFGSPQLGLELDMMATAKGLTSGYFPMSAAFITNDIWQVLKQGSEKLGAFSHGYTYSGHPVGAAVALANIELLEREGLVEKARENGAYLHQRLHAVLDSNPYVGEIRGRGLLAGVQLVADKTQKKLPDAGAKWPLKVSNAVRERGVIVRPLPSVATLAISPPLTISREQIDTLVMALQEAVNEQLPA is encoded by the coding sequence ATGGACGATTCTGACCTGAAAAAGCTGATCGCTGACGATGCGGACGTCATATTACACCCGGCATCATCCATCAGCGCACTGCTCAGTAATGGCCCGCAGATGATCTGCGCCGCCGATGGCTGCATGATCGAAGACGCGCAGGGGCGGCGATATCTGGATGCGGTCGGCGGACTCTGGTGTGTGAATGCCGGTTATGGCCGTGCCGAGCTGGCGCAGGCGATGAAAGAGGCCGCAGAAAAACTCAGCTATTACCACACCTTCAGCAATGCCTCGAACCCGTGGCAGGTGCAACTGGCGGAAAAACTGCTGAGTATCGCGCCGGCCGGCCTGGGCAAAGTATTTTTTGGCAGTGGTGGCAGCGATGCCAACGACACGCTGATTAAAATTGCCTGGCATTATCATGCGCTGCGCGGCCAGCATAAAAAAATTAAAGTCATCGCCCGCCAGCAGGCGTATCACGGTACCTCGGTCAGCACCGCCAGTCTGACCGGGCTGGGTGGATTTCATAAAGAATTTCCGCTGCCGCTGGATTTTGTGCTGCGGGTGGAGTGTCCGCATTTTTACACCCGCGCTTTGCCCGGTGAAGACGAAGCGCAATTTTGTGAGCGTTTAATCGATGAAGTACGGCAGTTAATTAACACTACCGGGGCTGAAAATATTGCTGCCTTTTTTGCCGAGCCCATTCATGCCGCCGGTGGCATTATCGAGCCGCCCGCCGGTTATTACCAAAAGCTTAAAGCGCTGCTGGCTGAGCACGATATTTTACTGGTTGCCGATGAAGTGGTGTGCGGTTATGGCCGGCTGGGCAGCTGGTTCGGATCACCCCAGCTGGGGCTGGAGCTGGATATGATGGCCACGGCCAAAGGTCTGACCAGTGGTTATTTTCCGATGTCGGCGGCCTTTATTACCAATGATATCTGGCAGGTGCTGAAACAGGGTTCGGAAAAACTGGGTGCTTTTTCTCACGGCTATACCTATTCCGGTCATCCGGTCGGCGCGGCGGTCGCGCTGGCCAATATTGAGTTGCTGGAACGCGAAGGGCTGGTGGAAAAAGCGCGGGAAAACGGTGCTTATCTGCATCAGCGTTTGCATGCGGTGTTAGACAGTAATCCTTATGTCGGTGAAATACGCGGTCGAGGATTACTCGCCGGGGTACAGCTGGTGGCCGATAAAACGCAGAAAAAATTGCCGGATGCCGGTGCAAAATGGCCGCTTAAGGTCAGTAATGCGGTGCGCGAACGGGGCGTGATTGTGCGGCCACTGCCCAGTGTGGCAACCCTGGCGATCTCGCCGCCATTAACCATCTCGCGTGAGCAGATTGATACTCTGGTGATGGCCTTGCAGGAGGCTGTTAATGAACAGCTGCCGGCTTAG
- a CDS encoding BLUF domain-containing protein has protein sequence MLIRLVYASHASFSVGNDRIDPRLGRILTQSRSNNARREIGGVLYLGDGYFLQCLEGEAAAVDALYQRICEDSRHHNQVILSRSTIEKRLFRNWSMKYIPAEKSVRTFLRSRGYDYFNPFELSQDDLDLLVQYFHELQVNIRDASAGEEKETRTEQPFWRRWLVRFSG, from the coding sequence ATGTTGATCCGACTTGTATATGCCAGCCACGCCTCTTTTTCCGTTGGTAATGACCGGATTGATCCTCGTCTGGGGCGGATTCTGACGCAATCGCGCAGTAATAATGCACGGCGCGAGATCGGAGGCGTTCTGTACCTTGGCGATGGTTATTTTCTTCAGTGTCTGGAAGGTGAGGCGGCTGCTGTTGATGCTTTGTATCAGCGTATTTGTGAAGACAGCCGTCATCATAATCAGGTCATCCTCAGCCGCAGCACTATTGAAAAGCGCTTATTCCGCAACTGGTCGATGAAATATATTCCGGCTGAAAAAAGTGTACGCACTTTCCTGCGCTCCCGTGGCTACGACTACTTCAATCCGTTTGAATTAAGTCAGGATGATCTTGATCTGTTGGTGCAGTATTTTCATGAGCTGCAGGTGAATATTCGCGATGCCAGCGCCGGGGAGGAAAAAGAAACGCGGACGGAGCAACCGTTCTGGCGCCGTTGGCTCGTACGGTTCAGTGGTTGA
- the ybaK gene encoding Cys-tRNA(Pro) deacylase translates to MTPAINSAKKSGIAFKVHEYQHDPAAESYGEEAAEALGLDPALVFKTLLVSLTGHKSTLAVAVLPVTHMLSLKAIAKALGAKKAEMADPKLAERTTGYIVGGISPIGQKKALPTVIDSSAEALTTLNVSAGRRGLEIELSPADLAKLTRAIFAPVTSE, encoded by the coding sequence ATGACTCCAGCCATCAACAGCGCGAAAAAATCCGGTATCGCTTTCAAAGTACATGAATACCAGCACGATCCGGCGGCGGAGTCCTACGGCGAAGAAGCCGCCGAAGCACTGGGGCTCGATCCGGCACTGGTGTTCAAAACCCTGCTGGTCAGCTTAACCGGCCATAAAAGCACACTGGCCGTCGCCGTGCTGCCGGTAACCCATATGCTCAGCCTGAAAGCCATTGCCAAAGCACTGGGCGCCAAAAAAGCCGAAATGGCCGATCCTAAACTGGCCGAACGCACCACCGGCTACATAGTCGGCGGTATCAGTCCTATCGGTCAGAAGAAAGCCCTGCCAACGGTGATAGACAGCAGCGCCGAAGCCTTAACAACCCTCAACGTCAGCGCCGGCCGTCGCGGCCTGGAAATTGAACTGTCCCCTGCCGATCTGGCAAAACTCACGCGCGCAATCTTTGCGCCTGTTACCAGCGAATAA
- a CDS encoding DUF1653 domain-containing protein, which translates to MSAQAAVPQITPGIYRHYKGNDYQVLGLVRHSENEEWLVLYKTLYGDFSSWVRPYAMFVEDIEHNGIRQPRFQLISPEAC; encoded by the coding sequence ATGAGCGCACAAGCCGCAGTCCCACAGATTACTCCGGGAATTTACCGTCACTACAAAGGTAATGACTATCAGGTGCTGGGGCTGGTGCGCCACAGTGAAAATGAAGAATGGCTGGTGCTGTACAAAACGCTGTACGGCGATTTTTCCAGCTGGGTGCGGCCGTATGCGATGTTTGTTGAAGACATAGAGCACAACGGTATTCGTCAGCCGCGCTTCCAGCTGATCAGCCCGGAGGCCTGCTGA
- a CDS encoding SIMPL domain-containing protein, whose protein sequence is MKLNTASAALLFSVCALFSAQPALADDDRYIDVTGQGEVEAYPDYLQLNLTVSDTQPTAKAAKAKVDSAINNVLTISKKLGIKEDDIDAAHISNQPVYEYDYSAGRNKREYKGEQVSRNVSLTLRDMEQYSALVHELLQNSLVKIHNTELLFNDRAALEQQAMTLALTNARNKARNMAKALDNKLGKVLRIEERGNGAQPMYEMRAMSMAKSDSAPAPMLIQKQSINASAGVRFELK, encoded by the coding sequence ATGAAACTGAACACCGCTTCCGCCGCTTTACTGTTTTCTGTTTGCGCTTTATTCAGCGCTCAGCCGGCTCTGGCTGATGACGACCGCTATATCGATGTTACCGGTCAGGGCGAAGTCGAAGCCTACCCGGATTACCTGCAGCTGAACCTGACCGTCAGCGATACTCAGCCAACCGCCAAGGCCGCGAAAGCCAAAGTCGATAGCGCCATCAATAATGTCCTCACCATCAGCAAAAAGCTGGGCATTAAAGAAGACGATATCGATGCTGCACATATCAGCAATCAGCCGGTATATGAGTACGACTACAGCGCTGGCCGTAATAAGCGCGAATACAAAGGCGAGCAGGTCAGCCGTAATGTCAGCCTGACGCTGCGTGATATGGAACAATACAGCGCTCTGGTGCACGAACTGCTGCAGAATTCACTGGTGAAAATCCATAACACCGAACTGCTTTTTAATGACCGTGCCGCTCTGGAACAACAGGCGATGACGCTGGCGCTGACCAACGCCCGCAATAAGGCCCGCAATATGGCCAAAGCACTGGATAATAAACTGGGTAAAGTTCTGCGCATTGAAGAGCGGGGCAACGGCGCCCAGCCAATGTATGAAATGCGTGCCATGAGCATGGCGAAATCGGATTCTGCGCCTGCCCCGATGCTGATCCAGAAGCAAAGCATTAACGCCAGTGCCGGCGTACGCTTTGAACTGAAGTAA